AGACTCGAGGCGAGGATGAACAGAAGGGGTGCAATGATCATCATGGTCAGATAATCGCTGAACCGGCGCAGCCAGGTACGGCTTTGTTTCACATCGTAAATGGCATTGAAGGATTCCTCGATGCTGCTGAAAATGGTCAGCACAGTGACGAGAAGAACCCCGAAACCAATCCCGGCAATCAGTTCTCCCTTGGTGGAATCGAGCAGGTTGTGAGAAAACGTGATGATCTGTTCAACAACCGCTTCCTGGCCGGTAAAATTGGAACGCAGAACCTCTTCGAGAACCGTTTCGAATCCGAACCCTTTGGCAATTCCGAATGCCATGGCGGCCAGAGGAACCACCGAGAGCAGGGTGTACATGGTCAAAGAAGAAGCGCGCAATGAGAGGTTGTCTTCTGAAAAACCGCGGACGGCGAGAATGATGATCCTGATCTGGCGGATGACAAACTGGGTGCCTCCGCTGAGATTCTGGAGCGGCATTCGCCACAAATCGTGTTTCAGGAAGTGGGAAAGGCGGCGGTAAAGTTGAGGAATGTCCATGTCGGATGTGGTTATTTCGGAACAATTTCCTCAAATTCCGGTGTAAAGTAAAACTGGGATCCAGATGATTATTAAAAGCCGGGCATTGGTTATCCGTACGGTGGATTACTCCGAGTCGTCACGGATTGCCACACTGCTGACCGAGCAGTCGGGAAAACTGGCGGTGATGGCCAAGGGCGCAAGAAACCCGAAATCGGCTTACGGGCATCTGATCCAGCCCATGAATGAACTGGAAGTGGTGCTGTACTTCAAACCTGGTCGTGATGTGCAGACTCTCAGTCAGGCCGGATTGATAACAGCCAGAAGGCAGCTGATGGCCGACTATGACCGCATGATGGACGGATTCCGGGTGCTGGAGTGGGTCAACCGGTTTCCGGTGACAGCCGAGGATGCTTCTGTGATGTATCAGCTGGTCAGCCGGGTTCTCGATCTGCTCGATGCCGGTGCCACCCCCAATCCGCTCTGGATGGCAAAATTTCTGGTGCGTCTGGGTCAGATTGGCGGCTATGAGCCCAATGTATATGAATGTACCTCATGCGGAAAGCGCCTGTCTGAATTCAGAACCGACCAGACCGGACGGTTCCGTTTATCGGGTGGTGATGTCTGGTGTCCCGACTGTCAGGGGAACCATGATTCAGGATTCAGCGTCAGTATGGCAACAGTGGCACAGATGGCAGCCTGGCTGTACCCGGGCAGTGTGCCTGCAGCCACGGGGGGAGTGACCATCCGGGATGAGCTGGAGCATCTGATGGAAAAGCACCTGATGTATCATTTGGATTTATAACGGAGATAACAATGAAAATCAATTGGAACAATGTGGGTCTGGTCGGACTGGGGATGGTCATCAGTGCCGTCCTTTTTATGCGGATGGATTGGATTCCTGTATCCTCTGCAACGGGTGGTGATAAAGAAATTGTACTTGGAAAGAAACAGGCCGATCCGGGTCAGTACGAGGCATTTCCCGATCCCAGTCCGCGGATCAGGGCCATTTCCCGCGATCTGTTGCCAACCGTGGTGACAGTGCAGGTGACCGGTAGTTCGCGCAGACAGGACTATCAGTTTCACAACGATGACTTCTTCCGCCGGTTTTTCCCCGATTTCCCCAATCGTGAACCCGACGGAGACAGCCGGACACCCCGGTTTTACGGATCGGGCAGCGGCGTGATTGTTACAGAAGATGGTTACATACTCACCAATAACCATGTGGTGGAAGATGCCACCGAAGACGGAATCAAAGTGGTTCTTTATGACAAACGGGAATTTAAAGGCCGTCTGATCGGCCGTGACCCGCAAACCGATCTGGCAGTGGTCAAGATTGACGGAACGGGATTGCCTGTGGCGCCCCTGGGCAACTCTGAAAAGGTGGAAGTCGGTGATTTCGTCATTGCCATCGGTACACCACTTTCACAAAACCTGAGCTCGACGGTAACAATGGGAATTGTATCTGCCATCGGCAGAAGCATCGGGATTATTGGGGACCGGTACGGAGTTGAAAACTTTATTCAGACCGATGCCGCCATCAATCCAGGCAACTCGGGCGGACCGCTGATCGGCATGAGCGGATCTGTCATTGGAATCAATTCGGCCATTGCTTCGAGTACCGGCGGGTACCAGGGCTATGGTTTTTCAATCCCGATCAATCTGGCCCGCAAGGTAGCCACCGATCTGATCAGGGATGGAAAGGTTCTGCGCGGGTTTGTGGGAATCAGCATGCGCGAAGTGGATGGCACTCTGGCCAAAGCGCTGAATCTGAAACCTGGCATGGGCGTGCTGGTTCAGGATCTTGTTTCGGGCGGCCCTGCGGAAAAGGCCGGAATCAAACAGGGTGATGTGATTCTCTCTGTGGATGGAACCGAGGTGTCATCCGGAGGCATGGTTCAGGCCCTCATTGCCTCGAAACGGCCGGGAGATAAGGTTAAAATGACCATCTGGCGAGAGAATAAGGAAAAAGATTTCAGTGTTGAACTGGTTGAACGGGCCAGCCTGGAAACGGTGGCGTCTGGTAAACCGGAAGGACCTGCAACCGAGTCGGAAGCTGCTGTGGCCAAGGCCACTGTTCCGAAACTGGGGATCGAAGTGCGTCCTCTGACCCGTCAGGAACAGAAAAAGTATCAGACCGAAACCGGTTTATTTATCAGCCGGCTGACGACCGAATCCGGCTTCAGCCAGTTGGCGGTGGGTCAGGTCATTGTGGAAGTGGACCGGAAGGAAGTCCGTACGGTGGATGAAATGACCAAAATTCTGAATGGAAAGTCATCGGGTGATGCTGTTCTGCTGAAGATCAAGACACCGGATGGACAGCCACAGTACATGGGCGCGAACGTGTTGTAAAAGCAATCCGGTCTGGCGGGAATCGGAAAAACGCTGAATCCGGACCCGCTGAACACAGTGGTTCTTTAAAACCGGCCGGTTTGCAATTCTTTTAAAAAGGGTGGTCTCCTTGTTCGGGGGCCACCCTTTTTTATTTGATCCACCCTTTTCTTACAGCAAGCTCCTCACCAATCGAGCGGACTTTTGACGAGGCGGTTTGAAGCCTGAATCACATGCGTGTAAATCATGGTGGTTCGTACATCGACATGTCCCATCAGTTCCTGGACTGTTCGGATATCGTAGCCCATTTCGAGCAGATGGGTGGCGTAGGAATGCCGGGAGGTATGGGAGGAAGCCCGTTTGGTTATGCCGGATTGCCGGATGGCATCGGCGAGGCGTCTCTGAAACGTCGAGGCAAGCAGGTGATGACGGTAGGTTTTCCCGGAAACCGGATCTTCACTGACTCTGGACATGGGGAATAAAAATTGCCATTTGAAGTCACGGTTTCCCGATTGATACTTCCGGGCATAGGCCTCGGGGAGCCAGACGGCACCCAATCCCAGTTGCAAATCGGCCTGGTGCATGAGCCGGACTCGTTCGATTTGTTCACGAAGCGGTGCTTGCAGTGAGTCGGGAAGCGGAACGCGCCGGTCCTTTGATCCCTTGGCATTAAAGACAATGATGCTTCGATTGTCGAAATCGAGGTGCATGATTCTGAGTTGGAGTGCTTCGAGCAGGCGCAGTCCGCACCCATACAGTAACCGGGTAATAAGAGAGTCATCTCCATCGAGGAATGCGATAATGCGTTTCACTTCTTCGCGAGAGAGGACAGTTGGGGCCCGGGGAGGTTTTTTGACGAAATGAATTCCATCGATCGGGCCGATCTCTCGTTTGATGACATGCCGGTAGAGGAAGATGAGGGCAGCCAGTGCCTGGTTTTGGGTGGAGGCGGCGACCTGTTGTTGGTCGGCAAGCCAGTTCAGGTATGTGCGTATTTCGCTTGCCCCCATCTGGTCGGGGTGTTGATTCTTATGGAACCGGATGAAATGGAGGATCCATTTCAGATAGGCCTGCTCGGTCCTGAGAGAGAGGTGCTGGACTCTGATGGTTTGCCGGACGGAGAGCAGAAAGGGAGATTTCACGGGATCGCCTCCTTGATACTGCCAATATATGCAGTTAAGATTGCGAAATAAGAAGGCATTGTCAAGTACTTATAACAGTGGATTGAATGATAAGTACCAGGGAATTAACCTTATTCTAATGTATATATGTTATAATTCTCTTATCTTGCAATACGCCCCAATCTCGGGGGTCTAATTAGATAGTTAGGCCATTTTGCATCAGACATTAAGAATTTTCGGAGAGTAAATTATGAAAGCGTTTTTAATAGTATTATTTGCATTGAGTATTTCCTTTTGCAGCGATGACAATGATGAATCAAATGGTACCAATAATTTTACTGGTATTACCTACACTAATGAAATCGGTGAAATGGTTGGAAATATTGATAGCACTGACTGGAAACTATTTGTTGTTCATCGACCAGGTATATCTGTACCTCCAAATGCACCAAATATTTCACAACCACATCCTGCTTACCCAAATCCAACAACGTCTGTAGTCTCATGTCCTATTGACATTGGTGAAAATTCGATACTAACAATGGTCGTCAAAAACAACCAGGGTAAAATCCTTCAGAATTTATATAACCATCAACAGTTTGGGGTCGGATTCTATGATGTTCAAGTCGATTTAGTCTCTTATGAGAATGGGGTCTACCGTATTGAATATGAACTTGTCGTGGGTTCTAAAGTTTATAAAAGTTTCGGTGATGTTGAGGTAAGAAAAATGGAAAAGTAGGGCCTAACTATCGTTTCATGGCGACAACGCCTTGCTGATGTTTCAGCAAGCCTGTTGTCATTGCAGCCTGATGGCTGGCAGGTGGTTCGGTTTGGAAGAGCATTGGTTTCAAGGTAGAGTATAGAGAGGCGTTGCGCCTTAAACTTGTTGTTAGGTACATTAATTGAAAGGAATCTCTAGTTGAAAACAATAGTCATCTTATTTTTATCAATATTTACGCTTATTGGTTGTTCAGATGAAAATAACCAGGAGGAAATAACTAATGACAACTTGTTAAAGAATCGTCTAGTTGAGTTGTTGGGCACCGGTAAATCACCTACTATAGAATACAGATCAAATAATACATATAAACAAACATTTTTTCATTCTGAAAGTAATGATTCCAATAGTAACAAATTATGGATGATTGTTGAAGGTAAGTATTCAATAAATAATGCAGAATTAAAAATTGAGAATGGTACCGTTGTTTATATCGATTCCCTTGTTTCATATTTTGGTTGGCAAATCATTTTTACCCATGAAATAGAATTAAAATTAAGTGGTAATCAGTTATTAATGACACCTGTTAAAGTATTCACATCTGAAACAGGATCAAAAACTGAATTGTGGGGGCGATGGTCGCATACAAGCTGGACAATTAGTTATCGCAATCAAATAATTATCTATGAAGGAAGACAGACGGAAACATATACATTCAATAAAGATTCCTCCCAAATATATTTTTCCTTTGACTATTCAGAAAAAAATATCTTTGATCCATATTCTGGAAAAAGTGATTTCATATATAATCCTCCATTACTTTCAATTGATGCCACAACTGAGAATATTCAAAACGTAACTTTCAAAAATGGGAAAATGTATTGGTATTACGATCTCAAGCCGAATATACTAGGTAAAGATTATCAATTAAATAATTCAGAAGTTTTACAACCATTTTCTTTAAAAACGTGGGAGAACTAATATTATTCTAAACATATAATATACCTAACTATCGTTTCATGGCGACAACGCCTTGCTGAGGTTTCAACAAGCCTGTTTTCGTTGCAGCCTAATGGCTGGTCGGTGGTTCAGTTTGGAAGAGCATTGGTTTCAAGGTAGAGTATCGAGCGGCGTTGCGCCATAAACTTGTTGTTATATTTTATTGGTGATGGAATATTATGAGGTTCCTGGTAATTGTTTCTGCTCTGTTTCTAACTCTTTCTTGCAGTGATTCTGAAGTGGATGTTGAATACCCAAATGGTATTACAAAACCTGAATCAGTTTCAAAGAGCGGTGGGTGTGGAAATTTGGAGGTCTATCAATATATAAATGAAACATCTGCAATCGTAGTAAATATAAACGCTAACTCCGTGCAATTAACTAAAAAACTCACCGAATTTAACTTGACAGGTGGCGATGAAAATATTTCCATTAGCTATCTTATAGCTGGAAATAGTACTGACAGCATTTATTTTAATTTTTGCAATGATATAGCCTACCCAAATATGGGTAAAAATAAAGTGTATAAGGCTCATGCAGGGAACGTATTCGTAACCGCTTCAAAGGACTTGAAAAAAGGAGAAGTCACAATGTACAAGGTTACAATTCGTATCACTGATGTTTACCTTAAAAATATGGAAACTAATGAAAGTATATTTTTTTCAGAAATAATTTATTGGGATGTATTTGTCGGATGGTTTCCTGGTTAATAATCGAAGGTTGATTTTGATTATTCCTTTTTGAATGAAGAGTCAATAAAATATAACTATCGTTTCATGGCGACAACGCCTTGCTGAGGTTTCAGCAAGCCTGTTGTCGTTGCAGCCTAACGGCTGGCAGGTGGTTCGGTTTGGAAGAGCTTTGGTTTCAAGGTAGAGTATAGAGAGGCGTTGCGCCATAAACTTGTTGTTATATTTATAGAACGAATACACGGAAAAAAAATAAAATTAAACTTATATGAAAGATTTATTTATATAATTTTCGAATAAAATAGAAGTAAATCATGGAAAAGAAAAAACTATACTTTTTATATGACACAATTATAAGTTATGAAGAAGGTCATAAAAGTGGTGGGGCTAGAGGGATTAAAATATTACAAGATAAAGTTACTTTTATAGCCTTTGATGATTATGATAATGCTTTACAATTCAAGGAAAAAATAAAATTTGATGGGATTATTATTGAGGCAGAAAAATATGGAACACTTGAGTATCCAGTTTTATACGTAAAAGATAAAACATATATTTTACTTTTTAATAAAGAATCGCTTGAACTATATGAAAAAAAAGAATTTGATAAATTAAAGGATTATGTATTTGAATATAAGAGTACTAATCCATAAAATCTAACAATCACTTTCACGCCGACGACTATGCGTAGCGATTGGCGGAGTTAGTTGTGAGGTTACAAAAGTTCGTTTTCAAACTGTCGTGAGTGAAGTTGCGTCGTAAATTGGTGGTTAGAATTGAATCAAATGGAACCTTTAGAATATAGCAAACAGTTCAGTTTAGAAACATTCACACTTCTCTTTGCTAAAGTATTATTTATTGAATTACTAGTATTAGCATTATTAATAATTCTATTTATTCTTTTATTTAGAAAAAGTATATATGTGTTTAGGACAATATTGGAATTTATAGGACTACTATTCCTAATTGATATTATTCATACTGGTATTTCACTTCAAATAGCTAGCAATTATAAATATCAGTATTGCAATTCACATGAACACAATTATCCGTCTATTTATAAAATAGCAACTATATATGAGGATGTTGGGAGAATTGACACATTCCATACAAATTATCTTAATATCTATGGACTGGGACCTAAGGTAGGGGACAAATTGTTGGAGGATATTAATTTTCTTGATTAATTTTGCAACACCTACCAAATTGATGTCTGTGTAAAAAAGACACCGCTGAGGACACAACAAACATACTATTTTAAGCAAAAATATTATCCTATTCTTATAAGACTTCCGGATAGTGTTCTAGCAGTGGCCTTGTACAAAAATAAGCGCCTTTTTTTGACTTTTTACACAAAGTATAAGTATTCCAAAGAAGACTATTCTAAATCTATTATTTGGCTAAGAAAGTGGGCAAAGATAAGAGAAATAGATGATGTTGAATTGATCGTGGATAATCGTTCTCCTGCGCCTGTGGTAAATAATCACATTGATGCAAAATATAATTTAAGAAACACATTACTGGATTTAACGGTAAGCGCAATAGGTCGTCTTGGAGAAAAGTGATTCCAATATA
Above is a genomic segment from Bacteroidota bacterium containing:
- the recO gene encoding DNA repair protein RecO translates to MIIKSRALVIRTVDYSESSRIATLLTEQSGKLAVMAKGARNPKSAYGHLIQPMNELEVVLYFKPGRDVQTLSQAGLITARRQLMADYDRMMDGFRVLEWVNRFPVTAEDASVMYQLVSRVLDLLDAGATPNPLWMAKFLVRLGQIGGYEPNVYECTSCGKRLSEFRTDQTGRFRLSGGDVWCPDCQGNHDSGFSVSMATVAQMAAWLYPGSVPAATGGVTIRDELEHLMEKHLMYHLDL
- a CDS encoding Do family serine endopeptidase, with the translated sequence MKINWNNVGLVGLGMVISAVLFMRMDWIPVSSATGGDKEIVLGKKQADPGQYEAFPDPSPRIRAISRDLLPTVVTVQVTGSSRRQDYQFHNDDFFRRFFPDFPNREPDGDSRTPRFYGSGSGVIVTEDGYILTNNHVVEDATEDGIKVVLYDKREFKGRLIGRDPQTDLAVVKIDGTGLPVAPLGNSEKVEVGDFVIAIGTPLSQNLSSTVTMGIVSAIGRSIGIIGDRYGVENFIQTDAAINPGNSGGPLIGMSGSVIGINSAIASSTGGYQGYGFSIPINLARKVATDLIRDGKVLRGFVGISMREVDGTLAKALNLKPGMGVLVQDLVSGGPAEKAGIKQGDVILSVDGTEVSSGGMVQALIASKRPGDKVKMTIWRENKEKDFSVELVERASLETVASGKPEGPATESEAAVAKATVPKLGIEVRPLTRQEQKKYQTETGLFISRLTTESGFSQLAVGQVIVEVDRKEVRTVDEMTKILNGKSSGDAVLLKIKTPDGQPQYMGANVL
- a CDS encoding integron integrase — translated: MLSVRQTIRVQHLSLRTEQAYLKWILHFIRFHKNQHPDQMGASEIRTYLNWLADQQQVAASTQNQALAALIFLYRHVIKREIGPIDGIHFVKKPPRAPTVLSREEVKRIIAFLDGDDSLITRLLYGCGLRLLEALQLRIMHLDFDNRSIIVFNAKGSKDRRVPLPDSLQAPLREQIERVRLMHQADLQLGLGAVWLPEAYARKYQSGNRDFKWQFLFPMSRVSEDPVSGKTYRHHLLASTFQRRLADAIRQSGITKRASSHTSRHSYATHLLEMGYDIRTVQELMGHVDVRTTMIYTHVIQASNRLVKSPLDW